Genomic window (Kineosporiaceae bacterium):
GCGCTCGTCGCCGTTGAGGTCAAGGCCGGCGGACGAGTTCCTGGGGGCGACTTCAAGCCGCTACGCAAGCTGCGCAACGCTGCCGGCGACGCCTTCCTCGCCGGAATCGTGTTCTACCTGGGGATGCGCTCCTACACCTACGAGGATCGACTCCACGTACTGCCCGTCGACCGTCTCTGGTCGTGAAGCAACTCCGGTCGGCCGCGAACGCGATCACTCGTCATGCGCCCCGGCTGGAAGGCGAGCTCCAGCGCCGATTGCTCCCCACGAGGACAAGTGGACTTCCTCGGAGAGGCCAGTGGACCTTGGATGAGAGTCGCTCATGTCCAATCAGCGTCAGCCGTTGCCGATGGCGGCCAACCAACCGCGGGGAATCTACGGGGAGGTACCGTCTGCCTGCGGCGTCGCTGCAGGCCAGGGCCGGATTCGTGGGCATGCTTGCAAACCGTGGGCGGTACCCAATGCTGCCCCGGGGGTTCGAATCCCTTGCCCTCCGCTGACCTGCGAGAACGTGGCCTGACCTGCGACGATGCACCCTTAGTGAGAATCATGACCCGAGGGTCCGTGGTCCGGCTGACATCGGCCGAATCCGGTCTCCACCGGCTCACCGGGCACCCGCGGACACCGACGTACGATGCGAGAACTGTTGCGGCGCTGACCAAGTGCTGGGCGGTGCTGAACGCCCCGGCGGGCAAACGGCTGGCGCCGATGCTGGCCGAGCTGGTCCCGCTGCTACGCCGGCACGGGGAGCTCGACCTCGACGACGCCGAACTGGCGTGTGCCTGGACGCCCGGCACACAGCCGGATCAGCAGGGCGCGGCCGCGTCGGCCGCGCCCTGCTGGCGATGGCTGGAACCGGTCGGCGTGCCGGGGCGGGCGGTGGGGCGTCGAGGTCAGTGGTTCGGGCCCGCAGGCTGCGGGTCCATGCTCTTGGGCCAGGTCCAGGCGTATCCGACGACGGCTAGCAGCAGCAAGACCTCCACGGCACTGCCGAGCAGGTAGTAGTAGTGGGACTCCCCAACGGCCCCGCCCCCGATGGTGAGGACGTAGGCGACCGCGAGGACCAGGTTGGTCCATCGGGCGGCCCGGGCCGGTAGGGCAAGGCTGAGGAACACCATGAGGCTGGCGACGGTGATGTAGGTCGTGATGCCCAGCAGGAAGCCCTGACCGATCGAGAAGACCGACATGTGGCCAGCTTCCAGGTCGGCGCGCACGTCCGCGCGGTAGAGGCTGAACAGATCGACATAGGCGAACACGAACATCATCGCCGTCCACAATGCGGCGATCTTCACGCGCACGTTCACCGAGGCAGGATCGAGTGTCGTCGTGGTGGTTGTGGTCATCGGCTGCTCGGTGAGGGCGGACATGGCCAGTCCCTTCGCTCGGTCGGCTTACTAAGTACCCCTCGCTTGCCACGGTAGGCTTACTTAGTAGACTTGTCAAGGTGCCAGCACACCACGCGACCCCCTCCCGCCAACCCCTGACCAAGGACAGCGTCATCAGCGCCGCGATCGATCTTGCCGATCGAGACGGTCTGGACGCCTTGACCATGCGCCGCCTCGGTGCCCGACTCGGCGTGCAGGCGATGTCGCTGTACAAGCACGTGTCCAACAAGGACCAGATCCTCGACGAGATCGTCGAGCACGTCTTCGGCGTGATCGAACTCCCCGACGTCGAGGCCAGTTGGCAGCAGGCCATGCGATGGCGGGCACACTCCGCCCGGCGGGTCCTGTGCCGGCATTCCTGGGCCATCGGCCTGCTGGAGAGCCGTGGCGCGACGGGACCCGCATCAATGCGGTACGTGGACTCGATCCTCGGCTGTCTGCGAGCGGCCGGATTCACTCTGCAGGACTCGGCCCACGCCTTCTGGATCCTCGACAGTTTCGTATACGGCCACGTACTTCAAGAAACCCGCATGTCGGTCTCACAGCACGAGGAATCGCCCGGGGCCGCCAGGCTCCCCGCAGAGCGGGCCGGCTTCACCGACTACCCCCACCTGGCTGCGCTGGCCGCGCCAGCGATCAGTGCGCAGTTCAGCTTCGATCAAGAGTTCGACATAGGACTCGACCTCATCATCCACGGTCTGGAACGCATCGCGGCACCGTCACGAGCCCGCCCCGCGTCGCCCTGACCTTTCACAAGGCATCACGCCTCGAGGCGGGGCCGATCGGGGCACCGTCGCGGCCGACCGCATCCGTCCAGCATCGCCAGCACCAGCCGCTACCAGCCACCGCGTCGACATGTTCGGGCCAGCGGCCTCGACCAGCGGAGCGATGGTCAGTGTGGCGGTGGGCTCGCCGTCTCGCCCGTACTTGGCCTCGGTGCGCGTGCGACCGCGGTGAACGTCGTGTGCAGCAGACCCTCGCGCGGGGTGACGGTTGCGGCGGCCCACAGGTAGGGCAGCACCACGGGCGAGCGCCAACGCCGACGTCCACACAGCGGCGCCGCCAGTCTGCTGACGAGGTCACCGCCCTGAATCAGGAGATGGCCCGATCTGACCGGGGGATTCGTGGCGGTCCACGACGCGTAGGCGCTGTATCCGAGCACCGACAGCGGCGCCGAGAGGCACCCGGGCAACCAGCCGCGTCGGTCCGCCGAGAGGGCTGTCGAGCGTGAGTCGGCCGCCGGCGAACTCGACCCGGTCGATCAGCCCCTGCACGCCGCGGCCCGGCTCGACGACGGCACCGCCTTGGCCGTTGTCCTCGATGGTGAGAGTCAGGTCGTGTGCGGTGACGTCGAGCGCAACCCGGGCCTGGGTCGCGGCCGCGTGTCGGGCGGCGTTCGTGAGCGCCTCAGCGGTCACGAAGTAGGTGAGCGCAGCGAGCTCTGCCGGAAGGCCGTCCGCACCAGGGCTCACCTGGTGTGCCACCGGGAAGGCCATGCCGTCGCACAACCGAGCCAGCGCGCGTGGCAGCCCCTCGGCTCCGATTCTGCCGGGGTCAAGTCCTGCCGCGAGATCCCCGAGGTCGGTCATCACGCCATCGAGTTCCTCGGTCAGCGGTGCCAGCTCGTCGCTGCGCTGGACCAGGGCACTCCGCAGGCGCTCCAACCTGGACAGCGGGCCGGTGTGCAGACGCTCGGCCAACGCCCGCCGCTCGTCGTCGTCCACGGTGACCAGTCGAGCGGTGGACTCCCGGACGGCGGCCGCTTCCCGCCGTACGCGCGCTTCCAACCGGACGCTCTCCAGAGCGAGAAGCGCCGCCGCTGCAGCAGCGCGCGCCAGCGGACCGTCGGCCGCGCCCGGCTCACCGTGGACGAGCGCGACCCGCCCACCGTCAGGTGCCGTCGCCACCGTGACCTGGTCCGGGGTCGCCGCGACCGGATCGGCGACCGGCCGCCCGAACTCGTCTGTCCAGCCGGTCTCCGGATCGTCGGCGCGCACCTGCAGGAGCCGGTCCGCCAGAGCGCGCGCGAGGGTTTCTGACATCGGCGCTCGCTGTCGGCCCAACGGCCCCAGCTCCACGATCAGACTGCCCACCGCGCCGCTCAGGCCGCCGGATGCGGCGCGCCCTCCCAGAGCGATGGCGGCGGCGAGCAGGACGGCGGCGTCCAGGACCTGGCGCGCCGACGCCGGCACCGCACCGGCGGCGGAGGCCGCCCAAGCGATCCCGAGAGCGGCAAGAACCCCTGCTGTCGTTCGGGTGACCCGCCGGGCGTCGTCCTGACGCGAGCGCGCCGACGCCGCGACCACAGCAGCCAGGGCCAGCGCGGCCGCGGAGGTCGCCATCGCGGAGGCGAGCGTTCCGGTGACCGCAGCCACGTAGCCCACTGCCAGGAGCGCCAGGACCGGCCCGCGACGCGGTGCGTCCGCCTGGCAGACCAGCCAGTGCAGCAACGGTCCGCGGTAGCCGATGACCGTCAATGCCGTTGCCACTGCGTGCCAGGGTGGCGGGAGCTGCTCGGCGCCGGTGGCGGCGAACCACAGTGATGCGGTGGCGAGCCCGAGCGCAAGATCTGCTGTCCGACGAGCGGTGTGCCGCGCGAGCGAGCGGCGCACTGCGGCAATGGCGAACCCCGCGCCGAGCGTCCAGTCCAGCACGGAGCCCACGCCCAGGCCACCGGCGACTTCGACGACCCCACCCGCCACCGCCACGCTGAGTGCCGCGCCGGCCACCCAGGGGTCGACCCGCCGGGCGGACCATGGTCGCCCGGCGGGTCTCGAGGTCAGCCGACCTTGCGCCATGGCTGTCGGTAGATGACCTTGCTTGCGTCGTCGGCGACGTCCACCACGACGAAGTGGAGCTCACCCTTGAAGTAGCTCCACGTCACGGTCTCGGCGTAGCGGTCCGTCGGTGAAGCGACGGCGTGGTAGTCGAGGATCAGCCGGTCACCCTCGACCTTGTAGGTGCCCTCGTAGGGTCCCTGGTCCGGCAAGGCCGGAGCCAGTGATTGGGTGAACCTCCCATCGGCGCCGAACGTCGACGTGAAGGTGACGTCGGCCGTCGCGAGGTTCGAGGTGATGTCGGCGGCCTTCCACTGGGCGCGGGTCACGAAGGTCGTGTAGGTGCCGGTCGGGAAGGGAGACACCGCTGCCGTCGTGGTCGGGGACGGTGTGGCGGACGGTGACGCGGCGCTGCCGTGCAGCTGCGTCGCCTGCGCGGCGGTGGTGGCCACCGGGCAGTCGGAGGGCGTCGCCGACGTCCCGGCCTGGCCTACCGACGCCAGGGCATCGCGCAGGCGGGCGAACCACGCGGTCGCCTGCGCGTCGTCCGGTCGGGCCTGGGTGGCCGCTGCCTTCAGCGCGCTCAACGCCTGATCCGCCGGTTGGACAACGACGACGCCGCTCGCGCACAAGTGGGACAGTGCCTTGGCCTCCTGCTGAGGCGTCTGGGTCGCCGCGTGCGTCAGGGTCTGTGCCGCGGCGAACGTGAGCGCGGTCCGGTCGGTGTCGGAGAGGCGGGTCCACGCCTGCTGATTGGCGACCAGGACCTCGATCTTGGGGAACAGGCCGAACGACGTCAGGTAGGGCGCTGAGGTGGAGTAGGCATTGGAGACGATGTAGGCCGGCGAGGTCTCGACGGCGTCCAGCCGCCCGGCCATGAGTTCTGCCTTGGTCTTCGCGGCGACATAACCCTGAGCGGGAACCGCGGACCAGGCCGAGATCAGCTTCGCGGACTGGGCGCTGTCGTTGATCCGGATCCGGGCCCCCTTCAGGTCGCTCAGGGCCAGGATCGGTTGCCGAGAGATCAGCCGGCGGCTCTCGAGCGGGACGAGGGCGAGGCCGTGGATGCCTCGGTCGTCGAGGCTGGCCAGGACGTCTCCAGCCACCGGGCTGCCCGCCAGAGCGATGGCATCGGAGGTGTCGCCGAGCAGGAACGGGGCGTGCAGCGCCTGGAAAGCCGGGGCGCCGTCGGTGGCCAGGTTCCGGGAGGCGACGTAGCCGAGTGCCACGGTGCCGGCCCGGACGTCGCCGGCCAGCTTCGCCTCACCACCAGGGGTCTCACTGTTGTACGTGGTGGAGTCCACGCGCACGCGCAGCCGATGCTCGGACGCGCGGTCGACGGCGTCCACGAAGAACGTGAGTTCGGCGTCGCCGGGGTCGGCGGTGCCCAGGACCAATTCGGTGACCGCGGGGACGGGCGCGCCCTGCTTGTCCACTGCCGTTGCCGTACCGCAGGCACTGAGAGAAACGGATAAGAACAGGGCGAGGGGGACGAGTCGCCTCGCGAGAGTGCGGGAGTCACCTGTCATGGATCGACCATCGCGTTCGGTGAAGGTCCGAGGCATCAGCGCGCGCACGGGAACCGGAACGCGTCTCTGCGTGGCTGCACTGAAATGCCCGCCCCACGGTAGCGGGGATCGTCGCGCATCCGCCACCATGCGACGGTGGTCTGGTGGGAAGCGCTCGCTGCCGCTGCCGGCGTCCTGACTGGCGTGGTCCTGCTCTCGCGCCGCGTGGCATTGGCCACCGCGTGGTTGCTCCTGGCCACGGCCGTGACAGTACCCCTGGCGGTCGCCGACGTGCCGGAGACCGACCTGGGTTTCACCGCCTTCCTGCTCCTGGCGGGGCCGGGCATTCACCTCTCAGGGATCCTGGCGGTTCTCGCCGGGTACACGTGGCCGATGGCGCCCCCCCACCGCGGTGCGCGGTTCGTCGTCGGAGCGGTGCTCGGCGGTAGCGCACTGCTCGGTGCCCTGGCGCCGGCCCTCTTCTTCGATCCAGTCTCGGCGGGCTGCAACGCCTGCGCACGGAACGTGCTCGAGGTGATCGATGCCCCTGGGTTCTCCGATGCGCTGCAACGGTTATCGACGATCCTCATACTGGCGTGGACGCCGGTGTTGGCGGTGCTCACGGGCGCCGGCTGGGCACGCGCGACCAGGCTCGGGCGCCGGCACAACGTCGTGATCCTCTGCGGCACGGTGGGCATGGCGCTGGTCACCGCGACCGCCGCGGCGTGGAGCCTGCGGTTGCCGACCGGAGCGGTGGACGACGTCGAGCGCCGGCTCTGGCTGGGGCAGTGCGCGATGCTCGCCGTCCTGGCCGCGGGGATCCTGCTGCAGCTGATGCTCGCGCGGGCCACGGCTGCCCGGATGGCCGCCCGGGTGATTGCAGCGATCCCCGACCCGGTGACCCTGCAGGCGTGGCTCAGGGACGCCGTCGGCGATCCGGAACTGACCGTGACGTTCATGCGCGACGACGGCGGGCGGGTCGACGCCGACGGCGTGCCGGTGAGCGGTGACGATCCCCGGCCCGGCGTGCAGCTCACCCGCGACGGCGTCGCGTTCGCCGACGTCCGCAGCGCGCGCCGGTCCAGCCAGGAACTCGATCTGGTGCGAGCCTGTGCGAGGTCCGCCGGTCTGGCCCTCGGGTACGTCGCGGCCCGTGCCCGGCTGCGCGCCGAGGCGAGCGAGACGGTCGCTGTCAGAGCACGCATCGTGGCGGCCCGCGATCGGGAGCGGCGCCGGCTGGAGCGCAATCTTCACGACGGCGCCCAGCAACGCCTGGTCGCCCTCGGCGTGACGCTCGCCACCGTGACCCGACCGCACGCGGACAGCGAGATCGCCGCCTATCACCAGGAGATCGACGCGGCTCTGGCGGAGCTCAGGACCGTTGCGCGCGGCCTCTTCCCGGCGAGCCTCGGGGAGGCCGGCATCGCCGCTGCGCTGCGCGAGCTCGGTGACCACACCGCCGCCCCGCTGCTCGTCCGCGTCGACGTGGCGCGCGAGGTGCCACTGCCGACCGGTATGGCGATCTACCAGCTCGTCCTCGATGCGTCCCGGCTGCGACCGCCCGCGTCGGTGCTGCGGGTGACCGTCGCAGAGACGCATCGACGGTCGGTGCGCGTCACCGTCACCGCGGAGAGTCGTACTCAGGCAGGGGAAGTCGCTGCTGAACACGTCGAGCCTCCACCCCAACGGCTGGTTCATGCCGAGGACCGGTTCCTCGCCCTGGGGGGAAGGCTCGAGCACACCGTGCGTCCTGGTGTTCTGGAATGGGAGGGAATCGCACCATGCGGGTAGTCGTCGCGGAGGACATGGCGCTGCTACGAGCCGGGCTCAGCAGGCTCCTCGAAGCCGAGAGCATCGAGGTCGTCGCGGAGGTGGGAGATGCACCGGCCCTGCTGTCCGCCGTCGCCGCGCTACGACCCGACGTGGCGCTCGTCGATATCAAGATGCCGCCCACCCACACCGATGAGGGCCTTCGAGCCGCGGTCGACATCCGACAGCGCAACCCCGCGACGGCTGTTCTGCTGCTCTCGAGCTACCTCGATGTCCGATACGCGTCCCAGCTGCTGGACCTGGGTTCGCAGTCGTGCGGTTACCTGCTCAAGGACCGGGTCGCCCATCCCGCGGTCCTCGTCGATGCCCTGCACCGGGTGTGTGCGGAGGAGTGCGTGCTCGACCCAGCGGTGGTCACCCAGCTGCTGGGCCGCAGCCGTGTCGCCGGCCCCCTGGACCAGCTCAGTGCGAGGGAGCGGGAGATCCTCTCGCTGATGGCCGAAGGGCACTCCAACGCTCGCATCTGTATCTTGCTGAGCCTGAGCCAACGGACCGTCGAGTCGCACGTGCGGAACATCTTCAACCGGTTGGGCCTCGACGAGTCGCCTGACTCGAGCCGTCGCGTTCTCGCCGTCCTCACCTACCTCAAGGGCTGACCGGGCACCCGGGACGCTCAGTGC
Coding sequences:
- the dctP gene encoding TRAP transporter substrate-binding protein DctP, giving the protein MDKQGAPVPAVTELVLGTADPGDAELTFFVDAVDRASEHRLRVRVDSTTYNSETPGGEAKLAGDVRAGTVALGYVASRNLATDGAPAFQALHAPFLLGDTSDAIALAGSPVAGDVLASLDDRGIHGLALVPLESRRLISRQPILALSDLKGARIRINDSAQSAKLISAWSAVPAQGYVAAKTKAELMAGRLDAVETSPAYIVSNAYSTSAPYLTSFGLFPKIEVLVANQQAWTRLSDTDRTALTFAAAQTLTHAATQTPQQEAKALSHLCASGVVVVQPADQALSALKAAATQARPDDAQATAWFARLRDALASVGQAGTSATPSDCPVATTAAQATQLHGSAASPSATPSPTTTAAVSPFPTGTYTTFVTRAQWKAADITSNLATADVTFTSTFGADGRFTQSLAPALPDQGPYEGTYKVEGDRLILDYHAVASPTDRYAETVTWSYFKGELHFVVVDVADDASKVIYRQPWRKVG
- a CDS encoding response regulator transcription factor, translated to MRVVVAEDMALLRAGLSRLLEAESIEVVAEVGDAPALLSAVAALRPDVALVDIKMPPTHTDEGLRAAVDIRQRNPATAVLLLSSYLDVRYASQLLDLGSQSCGYLLKDRVAHPAVLVDALHRVCAEECVLDPAVVTQLLGRSRVAGPLDQLSAREREILSLMAEGHSNARICILLSLSQRTVESHVRNIFNRLGLDESPDSSRRVLAVLTYLKG